Proteins encoded together in one Apteryx mantelli isolate bAptMan1 chromosome 31, bAptMan1.hap1, whole genome shotgun sequence window:
- the TTC24 gene encoding tetratricopeptide repeat protein 24, protein MASAAASEAPPAAGKKSRKRGTERPAAPGEAVPGGLARAGRRALRAGERLGRLYFHLGAAHEGLGDFPLALEYFRRASGHYGSAQPGARAAVCVRMGSCYLGARDPARAASCFREAGRAYAEAASPGAAAAALSRASSSMLRSRRYGAAEIAAVLAECRALCASIPDRALQGQLYNAVGLGYSQLRAFPPAAESFERALALCRGATDRCGEAALLQNLAAAHNVLGSPRAALALHQRAAALHGALGNRRAQGQCFGNLAYALGRLGDHEAAAESYLHALQAFRDAGDLQGQWQACEGLGASQLRLGAPEKAVRRYKEALRLLSRCRDAPRTAGERLVNQLADAIRCQLSLSSG, encoded by the exons ATGGCTTCGGCCGCCGCTTCGgaagcgccgcccgccgccgggaaGAAGAGCCGGAAGAGAGGGACGGAGCGTCCGGCGGCGCCAGGAGAAGCCGTGCCGGGGGGGCTGGCGCGAGCcgggcgccgggcgctgcgggcagGCGAGCGCTTGGGCCGCCTGTATTTCCATCTCGGAGCCGCTCACGAAGGGCTGGGCGACTTCCCGCTGGCGCTGGAATATTTCCGCAGAGCCTCCGGCCACTACGGCTCGGCACAGCCCGGCGCCCGGGCCGCCGTTTGCGTGCGCATGGGCAGCTGCTACCTGGGCGCCCGGGATCCGGCGCGAGCCGCCAGCTGCTTCCGCGAAGCCGGACGAGCCTACGCGGAGGCggccagccccggcgccgccgccgccgccctgagCCGGGCGAGCAGCTCCATGCTGCGGAGCCGGCGGTACGGAGCGGCCGAGATCGCGGCGGTGCTGGCCGAGTGCCGCGCGCTCTGCGCGAGCATCCCCGACCGAGCCCTGCAAG GGCAGCTCTACAACGCCGTCGGCCTCGGCTACTCGCAGCTCCGCGCCTTCCCGCCGGCCGCCGAGAGCTTCGAGAGGGCGCTGGCGCTGTGCCGCGGCGCCACGGACCGGTGCGGCGAGGCCGCGCTGCTGCAGAACCTGGCAGCTGCCCACAACGTGctgggcagcccccgcgccgccctggCCCTCCACCAGCGAGCCGCCGCGCTCCACG GCGCCCTGGGCAACCGGCGGGCCCAGGGCCAGTGTTTTGGCAACCTGGCGTACGCCCTCGGCCGCCTGGGGGACCATGAGGCCGCCGCGGAGAGCTACCTGCACGCTTTGCAAGCTTTCCGGGACGCCG GGGACCTGCAGGGGCAGTGGCAGGCGTGCGAGGGGCTGGGAGCATCCCAGCTCCGCCTGGGAGCCCCCGAGAAAGCCGTGCGGAGGTACAAGGAGGCGCTGAGGCTGCTTTCCCGCTGCCGG GACGCCCCCCGGACCGCCGGCGAGCGGCTGGTGAACCAGCTGGCGGATGCCATCCGGTGCCAGCTCTCCCTGAGCAGCGGC
- the IQGAP3 gene encoding ras GTPase-activating-like protein IQGAP3: MDERRRQNVAYQYLCHLEEAKRWMEACLHEELAPPTELEESLRNGVVLAKLGHCFAPDLVPLKKIYDREQLRYKATGLHFRHTDNINYWRDAMTHVGLPSIFHPETTDIYDKKNMPRVVYCIHALSLYLFKLGLAPQIQDLYGKVDFTEEEINNMKRELEKYGLQLPAFSKIGGLLANELSVDEAAVHAAVLAINEAVERGAVEQTMEALRNPNAMLLNLREPAAAVYQEALYQAKLEKASNARNRYLQAIPEGEDIYDRCLTQAEIQGNINKVNVHGALEQVDDALESQDAQELYQALQDPILALRYLQRENLDCYLEQLSMEREQKALELGYVDLLEQEELQAGILAANKKGEEERAMLQAVSRINAAVRRGTPAETLEALMDPAAQLPAAHPLAAPLYQRELALLQRQHPRGELTQEELFVAVEMLSAVALVNRALEAGDPDGLWSSLVSPALGLADVEDANAQRYFDDLLQLKAQSRRAGAEFLSWNDVQASVSSTNSSVQNENAQVLAVRLINEALLQDDPEKTLAALLLPAAGLTDVTLPVARRYHHVLTRARRQKAQATKDDRAVLWWEEIQQGVSKANEDSVAARRMALGTAAINQAIKEGRAAQTVRVLHNADVALRGVVTACAGAYQQQLAALMAGKKQTGSGKPCWVRHRLKDGAEYYLNLQTFEGSWERPRDGILNTTHLSREEIQSVVTRVTAAHDRERLWAANAGFVVRLQARARGYLVRRAFAERRHVLREQWPAATRIQAFWRGYRQRRAYLERLRYLQANADAAVKIQACVRMWQARRKYRERLRYFRRNIKAVIKIQAFVRANKARGDYRMLVSARNPPLSIVRRFIHLLEQSQHDFWEESELLRLREEVVKRIRASRQLESDLDLMDIKIGLLVKNRITLQEVVSHCKKLTKKNKEQLSEMMAIDKQKGLKSLSKEKRQKLEAYQHLFYLLQTQPGYLARLIFQMPQNKSTKFMESVIFTLYNYASNPREAYLLLQLFKAALQEEIRSKVDHIHDILRGNPTVIRLVVSFYRNARGQNALRQILGGAVQEVLQDKTLSIRTNPVDIYKAWINQTESQSGQKSKLPYEVSPEQALSYPEVQRRLDISIRNLLVMTDKFVSAITSSVDKIPYGMRYVAKILKTSLAEKFPEASEEEIYKIVGNLLYYRFMNPAVVAPDGFDIVDISAGVALHPDHRRNLGSIAKVLQHAAAHKAFDGENAHLRVVNCYLEDTHDKFREFISAACCVPEPEERFNMDEYSEMVAVAKPVIYITVGELINTHKLLLEHQDSIAPLHGDPLHELLEDLDEIPTVQSLVGEGVSSLADGTTEQALSQFAKAEISLTLTNKLVLEASSEEADVKSLLLSTKQMLVDVIQSQPGDSLLEILRTPASEDEEASHSHLMHRRALRDARTPDKLQRNRSLAGNSQLSMGEKKRKVIRNLRRLESLGVVDSADEYQGIVNEMAKDIRNQRRYRQHRKGELLKLRQTLQGLNSKTLFYEEQIDYYNQYIKTCLDNLAASNKASGKNKKLQSLHYTAARLFEKGVLLEIEDLPVSQFRNVIFDIIPCEESGKFQVKAKFMGIDMEKFQLHYQDLLQLQYEGVAVMKMFDKAKVNVNLLIFLLNKKFFKK; this comes from the exons ATGGACGAGCGGCGGCGGCAGAACGTCGCCTACCAGTATCTGTGTCACCTGGAGGAGGCCAAGCG CTGGATGGAGGCTTGCTTGCACGAGGAGCTGGCCCCCCCGACGGAGCTGGAGGAGAGCTTGCGGAACGGCGTCGTCCTGGCCAAGCTGGGCCACTGCTTTGCCCCGGACCTCGTGCCCCTGAAGAAGATCTACGACCGCGAGCAGCTGCGGTACAAG GCAACCGGACTTCACTTTCGGCACACGGATAACATCAACTACTGGCGCGACGCCATGACCCATGTGGGGCTTCCTTCG ATCTTCCACCCGGAGACCACCGACATCTACGACAAGAAGAACATGCCCCGGGTGGTCTACTGCATCCATGCGCTCAG CTTGTACCTGTTTAAGCTGGGGCTGGCTCCACAGATCCAGGACTTGTACGGGAAAGTGGACTTCACAG AGGAGGAGATCAACAACATGAAGCGGGAGCTGGAGAAGTACGGCCTGCAGCTGCCCGCCTTCAGCAAGATCGGGGGCCTCCTGGCCAACGAGCTCTCGGTGGACGAGGCGGCAG TCCACGCAGCTGTGCTGGCCATCAACGAAGCGGTGGAGAGGGGAGCGGTGGAGCAGACCATGGAGGCCCTGCGCAACCCCAACGCCATGCTGCTCAACCTGcgggagcctgcggcggctgtcTACCAGGAGGCGCTCTACCAGGCGAAGCTGGAGAAAGCCAGCAATGCCAGGAACAGG TACCTGCAGGCGATCCCAGAGGGGGAGGACATCTACGACCGGTGTCTGACCCAGGCTGAAATACAAGGGAACATCAACAAAGTGAACG TCCACGGGGCTTTAGAGCAGGTGGATGACGCCCTGGAGAGCCAGGACGCCCAGGAGCTGTACCAGGCGCTGCAGGACCCCATTCTGGCCCTGCGCTATCTGCAGCGGGAGAACCTCGACTGCTACTTGGAGCAGCTCAGCATGGAGCGGGAGCAGAAAGCGCTG gagctgggctacgtggacctgctggagcaggaggagctgcaggcagggatCCTTGCAGCAAAcaagaagggagaggaggagcgAGCCA TGCTGCAGGCCGTGAGCCGAATCAACGCGGCCGTGCGCCGGGGGACGCCGGCCGAAACGCTGGAGGCGCTGATGGACCCGGCGGCGCAGCTGCCCGCCGCGCATCCCCTCGCCGCCCCGCTGTATCAGCGCGAGCTGGCCCTGCTGCAGCGCCAGCACCCGCGG GGCGAGCTGACGCAGGAGGAGCTCTTCGTGGCCGTGGAGATGCTGTCGGCGGTGGCGCTGGTCAACCGAGCCCTGGAGGCTGGAGACCCCGACGGACTCTGGAGCAGCCTGGTCAGCCCTGCCCTGGGCCTCGCGGATGTGGAGGACGCAAACGCCCAGCG GTATTTCGACGACTTATTGCAGCTGAAAGCCCAATCGAGGAGAGCGGGAGCCGAGTTCCTGAGCTGGAACGACGTCCAGGCCAGCGTGAGCAGCACCAACTCGTCCGTGCAGAACGAAAACGCCC AAGTCCTCGCCGTCAGGCTGATCAACGAGGCGCTGCTGCAAGACGACCCCGAGAAGACCCTggcggcgctgctgctgccggcggcCGGACTGACCGATGTCACCCTGCCCGTGGCTAGACGTTACCACCACGTCCTGACCCGGGCGCGAAGGCAAAAGGCCCAG GCCACGAAGGACGACAGGGCTGTCCTCTGGTGGGAAGAGATCCAGCAAGGGGTTTCCAAGGCCAACGAGGACTCTGTGGCTGCGAGGAGAA TGGCCCTGGGCACCGCGGCCATCAACCAAGCCATCAAGGAGGGGAGAGCGGCGCAGACGGTGCGCGTGCTGCACAACGCCGACGTGGCCCTGCGCGGCGTGGTCACCGCCTGCGCCGGCGCCTACCAGCAGCAGCTCGCGGCCCTCATGGCCGGCAAGAAGCAAAcgg GGAGCGGGAAGCCTTGCTGGGTCCGGCACAGGCTGAAGGACGGTGCCGAGTACTACCTGAACCTGCAGACGTTCGAGGGCTCCTGGGAACGGCCCCGCGACGGCATCCTCAACACCACGCACCTGAGCCGGGAGGAGATCCAG TCCGTCGTCACCCGCGTGACGGCGGCCCACGACCGGGAACGCCTCTGGGCGGCCAACGCTGGCTTCGTCGTGCGGCTGCAGGCGCGGGCCAGGGGCTACCTCGTCCGCCGGGCGTTCGCGGAGCGCCGGCACGTCCTGCGGGAGCAGTGGCCGGCGGCCACCAGGATCCAG GCTTTTTGGAGAGGATACAGGCAGCGCAGGGCTTACCTGGAGAGGCTGCGCTACTTGCAAGCCAACGCGGACGCTGCAGTAAAG ATCCAGGCGTGCGTGAGGATGTGGCAGGCCCGTAGGAAGTACCGGGAGAGGCTGCGCTACTTCAGGAGGAAC ATTAAAGCTGTAATTAAAATCCAGGCTTTTGTGAGAGCTAACAAGGCCCGTGGGGATTACAGGATGCTGG TCAGCGCCAGGAACCCGCCGCTGAGCATCGTCCGGCGCTTTATCCACTTGCTGGAGCAGAGCCAGCACGACTTCTGGGAGGAGTCGGAGCTGCTGCGGCTGCGGGAGGAGGTGGTGAAGAGGATCCGCGCCAGCCGGCAGCTCGAGAGCGACTTGGACCTCATGGACATCAAGATTGGGCTGCTGGTGAAGAACAGGATCACGCTGCAG GAGGTGGTGTCCCACTGCAAGAAGCTGACCAAGAAGAACAAGGAGCAGCTCTCGGAGATGATGGCCATAGACAAGCAGAAGGGGCTCAAGTCGCTCAGCAAGGAGAAGCGGCAGAAGTTGGAGGCCTACCAGCACCTCTTCTACCTGCTGCAG ACCCAGCCTGGGTACCTGGCCAGGCTCATCTTCCAGATGCCCCAGAACAAGTCCACCAAGTTCATGGAGTCCGTGATCTTCACGCTTTACAACTACGCGTCCAACCCACGGGAGGCCTACCTGCTGCTCCAGCTCTTCAAAGCTGCCCTGCAGGAGGAGATCAG GTCCAAAGTGGACCACATCCACGACATCTTGAGGGGGAACCCCACAGTGATCCGGCTGGTGGTTAGCTTCTACCGCAATGCCCGCGGGCAGAACGCCCTGCGGCAGATCCTAGGCGGTGCTGTGCAGGAGGTCCTGCAGGACAAGACCCTCAGCATCCGCACCAACCCCGTGGACATCTACAAGGCTTGGATCAACCAGACAGAGTCGCAGAGTGGGCAGAAAAG CAAGCTACCATATGAGGTCAGCCCTGAGCAGGCCCTAAGCTACCCCGAGGTCCAGAGGCGGCTGGATATTTCCATCCGCAACCTCCTAGTGATGACAGACAAGTTCGTCTCTGCCATCACCTCTTCTGTGGATAAAATCCC CTATGGCATGCGCTACGTGGCCAAGATCCTGAAGACGTCTCTGGCTGAGAAGTTCCCTGAGGCCTCAGAGGAGGAGATCTATAAG ATCGTTGGCAACCTGCTCTACTACCGCTTCATGAACCCGGCGGTGGTGGCTCCCGATGGCTTCGACATCGTGGACATCTCGGCCGGGGTGGCCCTGCACCCCGACCACCGCCGCAACCTGGGCTCCATCGCCAAGGTGCTGCAGCACGCGGCCGCCCATAAGGCCTTCGACGGGGAGAACGCTCACCTGCGCGTGGTGAACTGCTACCTGGAGGACACCCATGACAAGTTCAG GGAGTTCATCTCTGCTGCCTGTTGCGTCCCGGAGCCAGAAGAGCGGTTTAACATGGATGAGTACTCGGAGATGGTGGCAGTGGCCAAGCCAGTCATCTACATCACGGTGGGGGAGCTCATCAACACGCACAAG CTACTGCTAGAGCATCAGGACTCCATCGCACCGCTTCATGGAGACCCCTTGCATGAACTTCTGGAAGATCTTGATGAAATTCCTACAGTCCAGTCCCTTGTTG GCGAGGGTGTTTCCAGCCTGGCAGACGGCACCACGGAGCAAGCGCTTTCCCAGTTCGCCAAGGCGGAGATCTCCCTCACCCTCACCAACAAGCTCGTGCTGGAGGCCAGCAGCGAGGAGGCCGACGTGAAGAGCTTGCTGCTGAG CACCAAGCAAATGCTAGTGGACGTGATCCAGTCCCAGCCAGGAGATTCCCTTCTGGAGATCCTGCGGACACCGGCATCGGAGGATGAG GAGGCCTCCCACTCCCATCTCATGCACAGACGGGCACTGCGGGACGCCCGGACCCCCGACAAGCTGCAACGCAACCGCTCACTGGCTGGGAACAGCCAGCTCTCCATGGGGGAGAAGAAACGTAAGGTCATCCGAAACCTGCGGCGCTTGGAGAGCCTGGGCGTTGTGGACTCTGCCGATGAGTACCAAGGGATCGTTAACGAGATGGCCAAG GACATCCGCAATCAGCGGCGTTATCGGCAGCACCGCAAAGGGGAGCTCCTGAAACTGAGACAGACCCTCCAAGGGCTCAACTCCAAGACCTTGTTTTACGAAGAGCAGATCGACTATTACAACCAGTACATCAAGACCTGCCTCGACAACCTGGCAGCCAGCAACAA GGCCAGCGGGAAGAACAAGAAGCTGCAGTCGTTGCATTACACGGCAGCCCGGCTGTTTGAGAAGGGGGTGCTGCTGGAGATCGAGGACTTGCCGGTCAGCCA GTTCAGGAACGTGATTTTCGACATAATCCCCTGCGAGGAATCGGGCAAGTTCCAGGTGAAAGCCAAGTTCATGGGCATCGACATGGAGAAGTTCCAGCTCCACTACCAG GACCTGCTGCAGCTGCAGTACGAGGGCGTAGCTGTCATGAAGATGTTCGACAAGGCCAAAGTCAACGTCAACCTGCTCATTTTCCTCCTCAACAAGAAGTTCTTCAAGAAGTAA